The Falsibacillus pallidus genome window below encodes:
- the yyaC gene encoding spore protease YyaC, translating to MNLKKGLFDRKGDPARIAHDAEHASGLMAEEIVSLLPSVGTQPIVVACIGTDRSTGDSLGPLIGTLLEEKNPANFFVYGTLEDPIHAVNLAEKLAMIEEKHPNPFVIGIDACLGRMKSVGVIQVGNGPVKPGAGVNKELQAVGNMHITGIVNVSGFMEFFVLQNTRLNLVLKMARTMSEGLYEASLHYQRKQSWFQMKLTQDAELKRTPFQ from the coding sequence ATGAATCTGAAAAAAGGTCTTTTCGACCGAAAGGGAGATCCGGCAAGAATCGCCCATGATGCGGAGCACGCTTCCGGCCTCATGGCTGAGGAAATTGTATCCCTTCTCCCATCTGTCGGTACACAGCCCATTGTCGTCGCCTGCATCGGGACCGATCGATCCACTGGAGATTCATTAGGTCCGCTCATCGGCACTTTATTAGAAGAAAAAAATCCAGCTAACTTCTTTGTATACGGAACGCTGGAGGATCCCATACATGCCGTCAACCTTGCCGAAAAGCTTGCGATGATTGAAGAAAAGCATCCCAACCCTTTTGTTATCGGGATCGACGCCTGCCTCGGCAGGATGAAAAGTGTGGGCGTCATCCAGGTCGGCAATGGACCGGTGAAGCCCGGTGCCGGCGTCAATAAGGAGCTGCAGGCCGTCGGGAATATGCATATCACCGGCATCGTCAATGTCAGCGGCTTTATGGAGTTTTTTGTCCTGCAAAATACGCGCCTCAACCTTGTGCTGAAAATGGCACGCACCATGTCAGAGGGGCTTTATGAAGCTAGTCTCCACTATCAACGGAAACAAAGCTGGTTCCAGATGAAATTGACTCAGGACGCTGAACTAAAAAGAACCCCTTTTCAATAA
- a CDS encoding mechanosensitive ion channel family protein — protein MEKQISGPLDTLYNKITNEDLWISIGAIAIKIIAILLIAGLIIKIGKVAIRNIFKVRAKSPLRFTERRETTLLKLLENVLVYVVYFIAVIMVLSALTINVTGLLAGAGIVGLAIGFGAQNLVRDIITGFFIIFEDQFSVGDYVRIGATEGTVEEIGLRTTKIKSWTGELHIIPNGNISEVTNFSLNNSVAVVDINLSYEENIEEVEKIINDLLLKMPHKYEELVQPPELLGVQNMAASQVTVRVVAETLPMKHWYIARQLRKEIKSVLDERGVDIPFPRMVLYSRQEEEKAKLPNMRQSAEGE, from the coding sequence ATGGAGAAGCAAATCAGCGGTCCACTGGATACGTTGTATAATAAAATCACGAATGAGGACTTATGGATATCGATTGGCGCGATAGCTATAAAAATCATTGCTATCCTCTTAATAGCAGGATTGATCATTAAGATCGGTAAAGTGGCAATACGAAATATCTTTAAAGTCCGTGCAAAATCGCCGCTTCGTTTTACGGAACGAAGAGAAACTACTTTATTGAAATTATTGGAAAATGTCTTAGTGTATGTCGTATACTTTATTGCAGTCATCATGGTGCTGTCAGCCCTAACCATCAACGTTACAGGGCTTCTGGCAGGTGCCGGCATTGTCGGTCTTGCCATTGGTTTTGGTGCGCAGAACCTGGTGCGCGACATCATTACAGGGTTTTTCATCATATTTGAAGACCAGTTTTCAGTAGGAGACTATGTAAGAATTGGAGCAACTGAGGGGACAGTAGAGGAAATCGGGCTCCGGACGACGAAAATTAAAAGTTGGACGGGTGAATTGCATATTATTCCAAATGGGAACATTTCGGAAGTGACCAACTTTTCTCTTAATAACAGTGTAGCGGTAGTCGATATTAATTTATCCTATGAAGAGAATATTGAAGAGGTAGAAAAGATCATCAATGATCTTCTGCTAAAGATGCCTCATAAATATGAAGAACTTGTGCAGCCGCCTGAGCTGTTAGGTGTACAGAATATGGCTGCTTCGCAGGTGACCGTACGAGTTGTAGCCGAGACCCTTCCGATGAAACATTGGTATATCGCCAGACAGCTTCGCAAAGAAATAAAATCTGTATTGGATGAACGCGGTGTAGACATCCCTTTCCCGAGAATGGTGCTCTACTCTCGCCAAGAAGAGGAAAAAGCAAAGCTTCCAAATATGAGACAAAGTGCTGAAGGTGAATAA
- a CDS encoding DUF951 domain-containing protein, whose protein sequence is MEQNKEFGIHDVVEMKKPHPCGVNRWKIIRMGMDIRIKCEGCDHSVLLPRKEFTRKMKKILVKHEE, encoded by the coding sequence ATGGAACAAAACAAAGAGTTCGGGATTCATGATGTAGTAGAGATGAAGAAGCCTCATCCATGTGGCGTCAACCGCTGGAAGATCATACGGATGGGGATGGATATCCGCATTAAATGTGAAGGCTGCGACCATAGTGTCTTACTCCCCAGAAAAGAATTCACACGAAAAATGAAAAAGATTCTTGTGAAGCACGAAGAATAA
- the ychF gene encoding redox-regulated ATPase YchF, with amino-acid sequence MALTAGIVGLPNVGKSTLFNAITKAGAESANYPFCTIDPNVGIVEVPDHRLVKLTELVQPKKVVPTAFEFTDIAGIVKGASKGEGLGNKFLSHIRQVDAICQVVRCFADDNITHVSGKVDPIDDIETINLELILADLESVDKRLSRVEKLAKQKDKEALAEQEVLVKIKEALENEKPARTVEFSDDQMKTVKGLHLLTTKPVLYVANVGEDEIADPSNNEYVQKVREFAANDNAEVIVVCAKIEEEIAELDEDEKAMFLQELGIEESGLDQLIRAAYNLLGLATYFTAGVQEVRAWTFRLGMKAPECAGVIHTDFERGFIRAETVSYDDLMAGGSMTAAKEAGKVRLEGKEYLVKDGDVIHFRFNV; translated from the coding sequence ATGGCACTTACAGCAGGAATTGTAGGCTTACCGAACGTAGGAAAATCCACGTTGTTCAACGCGATAACAAAAGCAGGTGCAGAATCTGCCAACTATCCATTTTGTACGATCGATCCAAACGTAGGGATTGTAGAGGTTCCAGACCATCGTCTGGTCAAGCTGACTGAATTGGTTCAGCCGAAAAAAGTAGTTCCGACTGCTTTTGAATTTACGGATATTGCCGGAATTGTAAAAGGAGCGAGCAAAGGGGAAGGATTGGGAAATAAATTCTTATCCCATATTCGCCAAGTAGACGCAATCTGCCAAGTGGTCCGCTGCTTTGCAGATGATAATATCACGCACGTTTCCGGTAAGGTCGATCCGATTGACGATATCGAAACAATCAACTTGGAATTGATCCTTGCTGACTTGGAATCTGTCGATAAGCGCTTAAGCCGTGTTGAAAAGCTTGCGAAGCAAAAGGATAAAGAAGCTTTGGCTGAACAGGAAGTGCTTGTGAAAATCAAGGAAGCACTGGAAAACGAAAAGCCTGCCCGCACGGTTGAATTCTCTGACGATCAGATGAAAACAGTAAAAGGCCTTCACCTACTTACAACAAAACCGGTTCTTTATGTAGCGAATGTTGGAGAAGATGAAATTGCGGACCCTTCAAACAACGAATATGTTCAGAAAGTACGCGAATTCGCTGCAAATGATAATGCGGAAGTGATTGTCGTCTGTGCAAAAATCGAAGAAGAAATCGCCGAATTGGACGAAGATGAAAAAGCGATGTTCCTTCAAGAGCTTGGCATTGAAGAGTCCGGCCTTGATCAGTTGATTCGTGCCGCTTACAACCTTCTTGGATTGGCTACTTACTTCACTGCCGGCGTCCAGGAAGTTCGTGCATGGACATTCCGTCTTGGCATGAAGGCGCCAGAATGTGCAGGAGTCATCCATACAGACTTCGAACGCGGATTCATCCGTGCCGAAACGGTTTCCTATGATGATTTGATGGCAGGCGGAAGCATGACAGCGGCCAAAGAAGCAGGGAAAGTAAGACTGGAAGGAAAAGAATATCTCGTTAAAGACGGAGATGTCATTCACTTCCGTTTCAACGTATAA
- the rpsF gene encoding 30S ribosomal protein S6, which produces MKKYEIMYIIRPSVDEEAKKAVVERFSTILTSNGAEIIESKDWGKRRLAYEINDFRDGFYQIVNVNSGTEAVQEFDRLAKISDDIIRHIVVKNEQ; this is translated from the coding sequence ATGAAAAAGTACGAAATAATGTACATTATCCGCCCAAGTGTTGATGAAGAAGCAAAGAAGGCAGTTGTTGAGCGTTTCTCTACCATCCTAACTTCAAACGGCGCGGAAATCATCGAGTCAAAAGATTGGGGTAAGCGTCGTCTTGCATACGAGATTAACGACTTCCGTGATGGTTTCTACCAAATCGTAAACGTTAATTCTGGTACAGAAGCGGTTCAAGAATTCGACCGTCTTGCTAAGATCAGCGACGATATTATCCGTCATATCGTAGTTAAGAACGAACAATAA
- the ssb gene encoding single-stranded DNA-binding protein: MMNRVILVGRLTKDPELRYTPSGVAVATFTLAVNRSFTNQQGEREADFINCVIWRRPAENVANFLKKGSLAGVDGRIQTRNYEGQDGRKVYVTEVMAESVQFLEPKNANNQDRGNASSSGGGNQRNQDYPFNQNQNQNQNQRSNNNNQGYTRLDEDPFANDGQPIDISDDDLPF, from the coding sequence ATGATGAACCGTGTCATTTTAGTCGGAAGGCTAACAAAAGATCCTGAGCTTCGCTACACACCAAGTGGCGTAGCCGTTGCAACATTTACATTAGCCGTGAATCGTTCTTTTACGAATCAGCAAGGCGAACGGGAAGCGGATTTCATTAACTGTGTAATCTGGCGCCGTCCTGCAGAGAACGTGGCGAATTTCTTAAAGAAAGGAAGCCTCGCAGGTGTAGATGGCAGGATTCAGACTCGAAATTATGAAGGACAGGATGGACGCAAAGTCTACGTCACGGAAGTGATGGCAGAAAGCGTACAATTCCTTGAGCCAAAGAATGCCAATAATCAAGATCGCGGGAACGCAAGCTCTAGCGGCGGCGGAAACCAGCGCAATCAAGACTATCCATTCAATCAAAACCAAAATCAGAATCAGAATCAACGCAGCAATAACAATAACCAAGGCTATACTCGTTTAGATGAAGATCCGTTTGCAAACGATGGACAACCTATCGATATTTCGGACGACGATCTACCATTCTAA
- the rpsR gene encoding 30S ribosomal protein S18, whose product MAGGRRGGRKRKKVCFFTSNGITHIDYKDVDLLKKFISERGKILPRRVTGTSAKYQRKLTIAIKRSRTMALLPYVSGE is encoded by the coding sequence ATGGCAGGTGGACGCAGAGGCGGACGTAAGCGTAAAAAGGTGTGTTTCTTTACATCTAACGGTATTACACACATCGATTACAAAGACGTCGATTTATTGAAAAAATTCATCTCTGAACGCGGGAAGATTCTTCCTCGTCGTGTAACTGGTACTAGCGCTAAATACCAACGTAAATTAACGATTGCTATCAAACGCTCACGTACTATGGCATTACTACCATACGTATCTGGTGAATAA
- a CDS encoding YybS family protein — protein sequence MNQARQLTQGALMLAVYLVLLLITIYVPLLSLVANLFLIFPFLYYSAKHPAKFSFVLFIGALILSAVVGTVMNLPLTIMYGTTGIAMGLCIRYKKSKLFTYAVSSFVFLINLIVQYAVAAVIFNMKFIDDMLKQVQTSINQSVDLMEKFGQTVDPRVTSQLDAMAGLVKTLMPSLFVMGSFLLVVLLMAVNFPLARRFHVDVPVFKPFRQMQLPKSLLWYYLITIVISLLVGKTESGFAHSALLNVSFMLLTLFYLQGLSFIYFICHNKNVPNAVAVILTIITFQMLSLVSILGMLDLGFAMRQRFQR from the coding sequence GTGAATCAAGCGCGGCAATTAACGCAAGGGGCGCTGATGCTTGCGGTTTATCTGGTTTTATTGTTGATTACCATTTATGTACCGCTGCTGTCTTTGGTCGCCAACTTATTTTTAATATTCCCATTTCTATATTATAGTGCTAAGCACCCTGCTAAGTTTTCATTCGTCCTGTTTATCGGGGCACTTATCCTGTCTGCTGTCGTCGGTACGGTGATGAATCTGCCTTTGACGATCATGTACGGGACAACAGGGATAGCAATGGGGTTGTGCATCAGATATAAGAAAAGCAAGTTATTTACATACGCAGTTTCAAGCTTCGTTTTCTTAATCAATTTAATTGTGCAGTATGCAGTTGCAGCTGTTATATTCAATATGAAGTTCATTGACGATATGCTCAAGCAGGTCCAAACTTCCATCAATCAGTCTGTTGACTTGATGGAGAAATTTGGGCAGACAGTGGATCCGCGGGTGACGTCGCAGCTTGATGCGATGGCAGGTCTGGTTAAAACGTTGATGCCGTCTTTATTCGTGATGGGTTCGTTTTTACTGGTCGTCCTCCTCATGGCCGTCAATTTTCCATTGGCCAGAAGGTTCCACGTCGATGTCCCGGTCTTCAAGCCTTTTCGACAAATGCAACTACCGAAAAGCTTATTATGGTATTATTTAATTACTATTGTCATAAGCCTTTTGGTTGGAAAAACAGAGTCAGGGTTTGCCCATTCTGCCTTGCTGAACGTCTCGTTTATGCTGCTGACGCTATTTTACCTCCAAGGGTTGTCGTTCATTTACTTCATTTGCCATAATAAAAATGTACCAAATGCAGTGGCTGTGATCCTGACGATCATTACGTTCCAAATGCTTTCCCTGGTATCGATTTTAGGCATGCTGGATCTGGGATTTGCAATGCGCCAAAGATTCCAGCGATAA